In the genome of Magnolia sinica isolate HGM2019 chromosome 2, MsV1, whole genome shotgun sequence, one region contains:
- the LOC131237503 gene encoding fatty acid amide hydrolase-like isoform X2, whose protein sequence is MGFFSTESKKVYQPAGAVDLSSDSNETYLRANVKAPRLAGLVVKIFVWILELRILGPLVVYILKRDNLIHKLISFAEMEEPPAFLPEHLCEDIEERESSFVERDLSPSDQVQQAVQCLPLQSETVVGDPASSFRRWTIQDYARAYSSRATTPLVVAERFITAVKDSSKPDLQMSFFINHYVEDILRQATESTLRYEKGKPISVLDGVPIAVKDEIDCMPYPTTGGTKWLHNMRNCKNDACCVSRLRSCGAIIVGKTNMHELGLGTSGINPHYGVARNPYDTSKVAGGSSSGSAAVVSAGLCPVALGVDGGGSVRMPAALCGVVGFKPTFRRIPHSGVLPLNWTVGMVGILAATVEDALIAYAAMSGDLPSNEPTALLPRVNIPLLKSTHSISNVKLAKYGEWFNDCNDEIRSCCNQALDRLCMQYGWKTMEVTVPEIEVMRLAHYSTIGSECTASLGPLLEKLNIKESGWDARVALRIYRSFSSKEYLNAQRIRNRQMHFHMKIFKKADVIVTPTTGVTAYPIKSDALKYGELDYINGGFVHRKLQRAKSFL, encoded by the exons CTCCTCGCCTTGCCGGACTTGTGGTGAAGATTTTTGTGTGGATTTTGGAGTTGAGGATTTTGGGTCCACTCGTAGTGTACATATTGAAGAGAGACAATTTGATCCACAAG CTTATCTCCTTTGCAGAAATGGAGGAGCCGCCCGCATTTTTACCTGAGCACCTTTGTGAAG ATATTGAAGAGCGAGAGAGCAGTTTTGTAGAACGTGATTTATCTCCATCCGATCAAGTTCAGCAAGCAGTGCAGTGCTTGCCTCTCCAGTCAGAAACAGTAGTAGGTGATCCAGCATCCAGTTTCCGACGCTGGACAATACAAGATTATGCGAGAGCCTATAGTTCGAGAGCAACAACTCCCCTTGTG GTCGCAGAGCGATTTATAACTGCAGTCAAGGACTCCTCCAAGCCTGACCTGCAAATGTCATTCTTTATTAATCATTATGTCGAAGATATTCTCCGACAAGCCACTGAGTCAACTCTtcgatatgagaaag GCAAACCAATCTCAGTTTTGGATGGGGTTCCAATTGCTGTCAAGGATGAGATAGATTGCATGCCCTATCCAACTACAG GTGGTACCAAGTGGTTGCACAATATGAGAAATTGTAAAAATGACGCATGTTGTGTCTCGCGCCTGAGGTCATGCGGTGCAATAATCGTTGGGAAAACCAACATGCACGAGCTTGGTCTTGGGACAAGTGGGATCAATCCTCATTATGG GGTTGCTAGAAATCCTTATGATACAAGTAAGGTAGCTGGAGGTTCTTCTAGTGGTTCTGCTGCAGTGGTCTCTGCAGGGCTGTGCCCTGTTGCTCTTGGTGTCGATGGAGGAG GTTCCGTGAGAATGCCTGCCGCTCTATGTGGTGTAGTCGGTTTCAAGCCAACTTTCAGGCGCATACCTCACTCAGG TGTTCTTCCTCTGAATTGGACCGTTGGAATGGTTGGGATATTGGCGGCGACAGTTGAAGATGCATTGATTGC tTATGCGGCCATGAGCGGTGACCTTCCATCAAATGAACCTACTGCTTTGCTG CCTAGAGTGAATATTCCACTGCTCAAGTCAACACATTCCATTTCTAATGTCAAGCTCGCAAAATATGGGGAG TGGTTTAATGATTGCAATGATGAGATTAGAAGCTGTTGTAACCAAGCTTTGGATCGGTTGTGTATGCAATATGGATGGAAG ACTATGGAGGTGACTGTACCAGAGATAGAAGTGATGCGTCTGGCTCATTATTCAACAATTGGCTCTGAATGCACTGCTTCATTGGGTCCTCTTCTTGAGAAGCT GAATATCAAGGAATCAGGATGGGATGCGAGAGTAGCTCTTCGTATCTATCGTTCTTTTAGCAGCAAAGAGTATCTGAATGCCCAGAGAATTAG GAATCGTCAAATGCACTTCCATATGAAGATTTTTAAGAAGGCAGATGTTATTGTCACACCTACAACAGG TGTAACGGCATACCCTATAAAAAGTGATGCTCTGAAGTACGGCGAACTTGACTATATAAATGGAG GGTTTGTGCATCGGAAGCTACAGAGAGCCAAAAGTTTTCTATGA
- the LOC131237503 gene encoding fatty acid amide hydrolase-like isoform X1, giving the protein MGFFSTESKKVYQPAGAVDLSSDSNETYLRANVKAPRLAGLVVKIFVWILELRILGPLVVYILKRDNLIHKLISFAEMEEPPAFLPEHLCEDIEERESSFVERDLSPSDQVQQAVQCLPLQSETVVGDPASSFRRWTIQDYARAYSSRATTPLVVAERFITAVKDSSKPDLQMSFFINHYVEDILRQATESTLRYEKGKPISVLDGVPIAVKDEIDCMPYPTTGGTKWLHNMRNCKNDACCVSRLRSCGAIIVGKTNMHELGLGTSGINPHYGVARNPYDTSKVAGGSSSGSAAVVSAGLCPVALGVDGGGSVRMPAALCGVVGFKPTFRRIPHSGVLPLNWTVGMVGILAATVEDALIAYAAMSGDLPSNEPTALLPRVNIPLLKSTHSISNVKLAKYGEWFNDCNDEIRSCCNQALDRLCMQYGWKTMEVTVPEIEVMRLAHYSTIGSECTASLGPLLEKLNIKESGWDARVALRIYRSFSSKEYLNAQRIRNRQMHFHMKIFKKADVIVTPTTGVTAYPIKSDALKYGELDYINGAALVRFQIAGNFLGLPAVTIPIGYDKLGLPIGLQFIGPPWSEATLLHLAFAIQGLCIGSYREPKVFYDLLKE; this is encoded by the exons CTCCTCGCCTTGCCGGACTTGTGGTGAAGATTTTTGTGTGGATTTTGGAGTTGAGGATTTTGGGTCCACTCGTAGTGTACATATTGAAGAGAGACAATTTGATCCACAAG CTTATCTCCTTTGCAGAAATGGAGGAGCCGCCCGCATTTTTACCTGAGCACCTTTGTGAAG ATATTGAAGAGCGAGAGAGCAGTTTTGTAGAACGTGATTTATCTCCATCCGATCAAGTTCAGCAAGCAGTGCAGTGCTTGCCTCTCCAGTCAGAAACAGTAGTAGGTGATCCAGCATCCAGTTTCCGACGCTGGACAATACAAGATTATGCGAGAGCCTATAGTTCGAGAGCAACAACTCCCCTTGTG GTCGCAGAGCGATTTATAACTGCAGTCAAGGACTCCTCCAAGCCTGACCTGCAAATGTCATTCTTTATTAATCATTATGTCGAAGATATTCTCCGACAAGCCACTGAGTCAACTCTtcgatatgagaaag GCAAACCAATCTCAGTTTTGGATGGGGTTCCAATTGCTGTCAAGGATGAGATAGATTGCATGCCCTATCCAACTACAG GTGGTACCAAGTGGTTGCACAATATGAGAAATTGTAAAAATGACGCATGTTGTGTCTCGCGCCTGAGGTCATGCGGTGCAATAATCGTTGGGAAAACCAACATGCACGAGCTTGGTCTTGGGACAAGTGGGATCAATCCTCATTATGG GGTTGCTAGAAATCCTTATGATACAAGTAAGGTAGCTGGAGGTTCTTCTAGTGGTTCTGCTGCAGTGGTCTCTGCAGGGCTGTGCCCTGTTGCTCTTGGTGTCGATGGAGGAG GTTCCGTGAGAATGCCTGCCGCTCTATGTGGTGTAGTCGGTTTCAAGCCAACTTTCAGGCGCATACCTCACTCAGG TGTTCTTCCTCTGAATTGGACCGTTGGAATGGTTGGGATATTGGCGGCGACAGTTGAAGATGCATTGATTGC tTATGCGGCCATGAGCGGTGACCTTCCATCAAATGAACCTACTGCTTTGCTG CCTAGAGTGAATATTCCACTGCTCAAGTCAACACATTCCATTTCTAATGTCAAGCTCGCAAAATATGGGGAG TGGTTTAATGATTGCAATGATGAGATTAGAAGCTGTTGTAACCAAGCTTTGGATCGGTTGTGTATGCAATATGGATGGAAG ACTATGGAGGTGACTGTACCAGAGATAGAAGTGATGCGTCTGGCTCATTATTCAACAATTGGCTCTGAATGCACTGCTTCATTGGGTCCTCTTCTTGAGAAGCT GAATATCAAGGAATCAGGATGGGATGCGAGAGTAGCTCTTCGTATCTATCGTTCTTTTAGCAGCAAAGAGTATCTGAATGCCCAGAGAATTAG GAATCGTCAAATGCACTTCCATATGAAGATTTTTAAGAAGGCAGATGTTATTGTCACACCTACAACAGG TGTAACGGCATACCCTATAAAAAGTGATGCTCTGAAGTACGGCGAACTTGACTATATAAATGGAG CTGCACTTGTTAGGTTCCAGATAGCAGGAAACTTTCTTGGATTGCCTGCAGTGACTATTCCG ATTGGGTATGACAAGTTGGGATTGCCGATTGGCCTCCAGTTTATTGGCCCACCATGGTCTGAAGCAACCTTACTCCACCTCGCTTTTGCAATTCAG GGTTTGTGCATCGGAAGCTACAGAGAGCCAAAAGTTTTCTATGATCTGCTCAAGGAATAG
- the LOC131237503 gene encoding fatty acid amide hydrolase-like isoform X3, translating to MGFFSTESKKVYQPAGAVDLSSDSNETYLRANVKAPRLAGLVVKIFVWILELRILGPLVVYILKRDNLIHKLISFAEMEEPPAFLPEHLCEDIEERESSFVERDLSPSDQVQQAVQCLPLQSETVVGDPASSFRRWTIQDYARAYSSRATTPLVVAERFITAVKDSSKPDLQMSFFINHYVEDILRQATESTLRYEKGKPISVLDGVPIAVKDEIDCMPYPTTGGTKWLHNMRNCKNDACCVSRLRSCGAIIVGKTNMHELGLGTSGINPHYGVARNPYDTSKVAGGSSSGSAAVVSAGLCPVALGVDGGGSVRMPAALCGVVGFKPTFRRIPHSGVLPLNWTVGMVGILAATVEDALIAYAAMSGDLPSNEPTALLPRVNIPLLKSTHSISNVKLAKYGEWFNDCNDEIRSCCNQALDRLCMQYGWKTMEVTVPEIEVMRLAHYSTIGSECTASLGPLLEKLNIKESGWDARVALRIYRSFSSKEYLNAQRIRNRQMHFHMKIFKKADVIVTPTTGVTAYPIKSDALKYGELDYINGGVSGGK from the exons CTCCTCGCCTTGCCGGACTTGTGGTGAAGATTTTTGTGTGGATTTTGGAGTTGAGGATTTTGGGTCCACTCGTAGTGTACATATTGAAGAGAGACAATTTGATCCACAAG CTTATCTCCTTTGCAGAAATGGAGGAGCCGCCCGCATTTTTACCTGAGCACCTTTGTGAAG ATATTGAAGAGCGAGAGAGCAGTTTTGTAGAACGTGATTTATCTCCATCCGATCAAGTTCAGCAAGCAGTGCAGTGCTTGCCTCTCCAGTCAGAAACAGTAGTAGGTGATCCAGCATCCAGTTTCCGACGCTGGACAATACAAGATTATGCGAGAGCCTATAGTTCGAGAGCAACAACTCCCCTTGTG GTCGCAGAGCGATTTATAACTGCAGTCAAGGACTCCTCCAAGCCTGACCTGCAAATGTCATTCTTTATTAATCATTATGTCGAAGATATTCTCCGACAAGCCACTGAGTCAACTCTtcgatatgagaaag GCAAACCAATCTCAGTTTTGGATGGGGTTCCAATTGCTGTCAAGGATGAGATAGATTGCATGCCCTATCCAACTACAG GTGGTACCAAGTGGTTGCACAATATGAGAAATTGTAAAAATGACGCATGTTGTGTCTCGCGCCTGAGGTCATGCGGTGCAATAATCGTTGGGAAAACCAACATGCACGAGCTTGGTCTTGGGACAAGTGGGATCAATCCTCATTATGG GGTTGCTAGAAATCCTTATGATACAAGTAAGGTAGCTGGAGGTTCTTCTAGTGGTTCTGCTGCAGTGGTCTCTGCAGGGCTGTGCCCTGTTGCTCTTGGTGTCGATGGAGGAG GTTCCGTGAGAATGCCTGCCGCTCTATGTGGTGTAGTCGGTTTCAAGCCAACTTTCAGGCGCATACCTCACTCAGG TGTTCTTCCTCTGAATTGGACCGTTGGAATGGTTGGGATATTGGCGGCGACAGTTGAAGATGCATTGATTGC tTATGCGGCCATGAGCGGTGACCTTCCATCAAATGAACCTACTGCTTTGCTG CCTAGAGTGAATATTCCACTGCTCAAGTCAACACATTCCATTTCTAATGTCAAGCTCGCAAAATATGGGGAG TGGTTTAATGATTGCAATGATGAGATTAGAAGCTGTTGTAACCAAGCTTTGGATCGGTTGTGTATGCAATATGGATGGAAG ACTATGGAGGTGACTGTACCAGAGATAGAAGTGATGCGTCTGGCTCATTATTCAACAATTGGCTCTGAATGCACTGCTTCATTGGGTCCTCTTCTTGAGAAGCT GAATATCAAGGAATCAGGATGGGATGCGAGAGTAGCTCTTCGTATCTATCGTTCTTTTAGCAGCAAAGAGTATCTGAATGCCCAGAGAATTAG GAATCGTCAAATGCACTTCCATATGAAGATTTTTAAGAAGGCAGATGTTATTGTCACACCTACAACAGG TGTAACGGCATACCCTATAAAAAGTGATGCTCTGAAGTACGGCGAACTTGACTATATAAATGGAG GTGTGTCAGGAGGTAAATAA